In a genomic window of Callithrix jacchus isolate 240 chromosome 22, calJac240_pri, whole genome shotgun sequence:
- the SBSN gene encoding suprabasin isoform X3, translating to MHLARLVSSCSLLLLLGALPGWAASDDPIEKVIEGINRGLSNAEREVGKALEGINNGITHAGREVEKVFNGLSNMGSQAGKELDKGVQGLNHGMDKAGREADKAVQGFHTGVNQAGKEADKAVQGFHTGVNQAGKEADKAVQGFHTGVNQAGKEADKAVQGFHTGVNQAGKEAGQFGQGVHHTLEQAGREADKAVQGFHTGVNQAGKEAEKLGQGVNHAADQAGKEVEKLGQGAHHAAGQAGKEQQNVHNGVNQASKEQLLNGNHHGGSSGHQGGAATTPLASGASVNTPFINLPTLWRGIANIMP from the exons ATGCATCTCGCACGTCTGGTCAGCTCCTGCTCCCTCCTTCTGCTATTGGGGGCCCTGCCTGGATGGGCGGCCAGTGATGACCCCATTGAGAAGGTCATTGAAGGGATCAACCGAGGGCTGAGCAatgcagagagagaggtgggcAAGGCCCTGGAAGGCATTAACAATGGAATCACGCACGCTGGAAGGGAAGTGGAGAAGGTTTTCAATGGACTTAGCAACATGGGGAGCCAGGCCGGCAAGGAGTTGGACAAAGGCGTCCAGGGGCTCAACCACGGCATGGACAAG GCTGGAAGGGAAGCAGACAAAGCCGTCCAGGGGTTCCACACTGGGGTCAACCAGGCCGGGAAGGAAGCAGACAAAGCCGTCCAGGGGTTCCACACTGGGGTCAACCAGGCCGGGAAGGAAGCAGACAAAGCCGTCCAGGGGTTCCACACTGGGGTCAACCAGGCCGGGAAGGAGGCAGACAAAGCCGTCCAGGGGTTCCACACTGGGGTCAACCAGGCCGGGAAGGAGGCGGGGCAGTTTGGCCAGGGAGTTCATCATACCCTTGAACAGGCTGGAAGGGAAGCAGACAAAGCCGTCCAGGGGTTCCACACTGGGGTCAACCAGGCCGGGAAGGAAGCAGAAAAACTTGGCCAAGGGGTCAACCATGCTGCTGACCAGGCCGGAAAGGAAGTGGAGAAGCTTGGCCAAGGTGCTCACCATGCTGCTGGCCAGGCCGGGAAGGAGCAGCAGAATGTTCATAATGGGGTCAACCAAGCCAGCAAGGAGCAGCTGCTGAAT GGCAACCATCACGGCGGATCTTCCGGCCATCAAGGAGGGGCCGCAACCACGCCGTTAGCCTCTGGG GCCTCGGTCAACACGCCTTTCATCAACCTTCCCACTCTGTGGAGG GGCATTGCCAACATCATGCCCTAA
- the SBSN gene encoding suprabasin isoform X4, giving the protein MHLARLVSSCSLLLLLGALPGWAASDDPIEKVIEGINRGLSNAEREVGKALEGINNGITHAGREVEKVFNGLSNMGSQAGKELDKGVQGLNHGMDKVAHEINHGIGQAGKEAEKFAHGVNNAAGQGNHHGGSSGHQGGAATTPLASGASVNTPFINLPTLWRGIANIMP; this is encoded by the exons ATGCATCTCGCACGTCTGGTCAGCTCCTGCTCCCTCCTTCTGCTATTGGGGGCCCTGCCTGGATGGGCGGCCAGTGATGACCCCATTGAGAAGGTCATTGAAGGGATCAACCGAGGGCTGAGCAatgcagagagagaggtgggcAAGGCCCTGGAAGGCATTAACAATGGAATCACGCACGCTGGAAGGGAAGTGGAGAAGGTTTTCAATGGACTTAGCAACATGGGGAGCCAGGCCGGCAAGGAGTTGGACAAAGGCGTCCAGGGGCTCAACCACGGCATGGACAAGGTAGCTCATGAGATCAACCATGGTATCGGACAAGCAGGAAAGGAAGCAGAGAAGTTTGCCCATGGGGTCAACAACGCTGCTGGACAG GGCAACCATCACGGCGGATCTTCCGGCCATCAAGGAGGGGCCGCAACCACGCCGTTAGCCTCTGGG GCCTCGGTCAACACGCCTTTCATCAACCTTCCCACTCTGTGGAGG GGCATTGCCAACATCATGCCCTAA
- the SBSN gene encoding suprabasin isoform X2, whose protein sequence is MHLARLVSSCSLLLLLGALPGWAASDDPIEKVIEGINRGLSNAEREVGKALEGINNGITHAGREVEKVFNGLSNMGSQAGKELDKGVQGLNHGMDKVAHEINHGIGQAGKEAEKFAHGVNNAAGQAGREADKAVQGFHTGVNQAGKEADKAVQGFHTGVNQAGKEADKAVQGFHTGVNQAGKEADKAVQGFHTGVNQAGKEAGQFGQGVHHTLEQAGREADKAVQGFHTGVNQAGKEAEKLGQGVNHAADQAGKEVEKLGQGAHHAAGQAGKEQQNVHNGVNQASKEQLLNGNHHGGSSGHQGGAATTPLASGASVNTPFINLPTLWRGIANIMP, encoded by the exons ATGCATCTCGCACGTCTGGTCAGCTCCTGCTCCCTCCTTCTGCTATTGGGGGCCCTGCCTGGATGGGCGGCCAGTGATGACCCCATTGAGAAGGTCATTGAAGGGATCAACCGAGGGCTGAGCAatgcagagagagaggtgggcAAGGCCCTGGAAGGCATTAACAATGGAATCACGCACGCTGGAAGGGAAGTGGAGAAGGTTTTCAATGGACTTAGCAACATGGGGAGCCAGGCCGGCAAGGAGTTGGACAAAGGCGTCCAGGGGCTCAACCACGGCATGGACAAGGTAGCTCATGAGATCAACCATGGTATCGGACAAGCAGGAAAGGAAGCAGAGAAGTTTGCCCATGGGGTCAACAACGCTGCTGGACAG GCTGGAAGGGAAGCAGACAAAGCCGTCCAGGGGTTCCACACTGGGGTCAACCAGGCCGGGAAGGAAGCAGACAAAGCCGTCCAGGGGTTCCACACTGGGGTCAACCAGGCCGGGAAGGAAGCAGACAAAGCCGTCCAGGGGTTCCACACTGGGGTCAACCAGGCCGGGAAGGAGGCAGACAAAGCCGTCCAGGGGTTCCACACTGGGGTCAACCAGGCCGGGAAGGAGGCGGGGCAGTTTGGCCAGGGAGTTCATCATACCCTTGAACAGGCTGGAAGGGAAGCAGACAAAGCCGTCCAGGGGTTCCACACTGGGGTCAACCAGGCCGGGAAGGAAGCAGAAAAACTTGGCCAAGGGGTCAACCATGCTGCTGACCAGGCCGGAAAGGAAGTGGAGAAGCTTGGCCAAGGTGCTCACCATGCTGCTGGCCAGGCCGGGAAGGAGCAGCAGAATGTTCATAATGGGGTCAACCAAGCCAGCAAGGAGCAGCTGCTGAAT GGCAACCATCACGGCGGATCTTCCGGCCATCAAGGAGGGGCCGCAACCACGCCGTTAGCCTCTGGG GCCTCGGTCAACACGCCTTTCATCAACCTTCCCACTCTGTGGAGG GGCATTGCCAACATCATGCCCTAA
- the SBSN gene encoding suprabasin isoform X1, whose product MHLARLVSSCSLLLLLGALPGWAASDDPIEKVIEGINRGLSNAEREVGKALEGINNGITHAGREVEKVFNGLSNMGSQAGKELDKGVQGLNHGMDKVAHEINHGIGQAGKEAEKFAHGVNNAAGQVGKEADKLIHHGVHHGANLAGSEAGRFGQGAHHAAEQAGKEVGRFGQGAHHAAEQAGKEVGRFGQGAHHALGQAGNEAGRFGQGAHHALGQAGNEAGRFGQGAHHALGQAGNEAGRFGQGAHHALGQAGNEAGRFGQGAHHALGQAGNEAGRFGQGAHHALGQAGNEAGRFGQGAHHALGQAGNEAGRFGQGAHHTAEQAGKEAGRFGQGAHHALGQAGSEAGRFGQGAHHAAEQAGKEAGRFGQGAHHALGQAGNEAGRFGQGIHHGLNEGWKETEKFGQEIHHAANQFGKEAEKLGQGVPHAASQVGKEGDRIVQGLHHGVNQAGREVGQFGHDIHYAAGQSGKEGDMAIHGVQPGVNQAGKEAGQFGQGVHHTLEQAGREADKAVQGFHTGVNQAGKEADKAVQGFHTGVNQAGKEADKAVQGFHTGVNQAGKEADKAVQGFHTGVNQAGKEAGQFGQGVHHTLEQAGREADKAVQGFHTGVNQAGKEAEKLGQGVNHAADQAGKEVEKLGQGAHHAAGQAGKEQQNVHNGVNQASKEQLLNGNHHGGSSGHQGGAATTPLASGASVNTPFINLPTLWRGIANIMP is encoded by the exons ATGCATCTCGCACGTCTGGTCAGCTCCTGCTCCCTCCTTCTGCTATTGGGGGCCCTGCCTGGATGGGCGGCCAGTGATGACCCCATTGAGAAGGTCATTGAAGGGATCAACCGAGGGCTGAGCAatgcagagagagaggtgggcAAGGCCCTGGAAGGCATTAACAATGGAATCACGCACGCTGGAAGGGAAGTGGAGAAGGTTTTCAATGGACTTAGCAACATGGGGAGCCAGGCCGGCAAGGAGTTGGACAAAGGCGTCCAGGGGCTCAACCACGGCATGGACAAGGTAGCTCATGAGATCAACCATGGTATCGGACAAGCAGGAAAGGAAGCAGAGAAGTTTGCCCATGGGGTCAACAACGCTGCTGGACAGGTTGGGAAGGAGGCAGACAAACTGATACACCACGGGGTCCATCATGGGGCCAACCTGGCAGGAAGTGAGGCAGGGAGGTTCGGCCAGGGGGCACACCATGCTGCGGAGCAGGCCGGAAAAGAGGTTGGGAGGTTCGGCCAGGGGGCACACCACGCTGCGGAGCAGGCCGGAAAAGAGGTTGGGAGGTTCGGCCAGGGGGCACACCACGCTTTGGGGCAGGCCGGAAACGAGGCTGGGAGGTTCGGCCAGGGGGCACACCACGCTTTGGGGCAGGCCGGAAACGAGGCTGGGAGGTTCGGCCAGGGGGCACACCACGCTTTGGGGCAGGCCGGAAACGAGGCTGGGAGGTTCGGCCAGGGGGCACACCACGCTTTGGGGCAGGCCGGAAACGAGGCTGGGAGGTTCGGCCAGGGGGCACACCACGCTTTGGGGCAGGCCGGAAACGAGGCTGGGAGGTTCGGCCAGGGGGCACACCACGCTTTGGGGCAGGCCGGAAACGAGGCTGGGAGGTTCGGCCAGGGGGCACACCACGCTTTGGGGCAGGCCGGAAACGAGGCTGGGAGGTTCGGCCAGGGGGCACACCACACTGCAGAGCAGGCCGGAAAAGAGGCTGGGAGGTTCGGCCAGGGGGCACACCACGCTTTGGGGCAGGCCGGAAGCGAGGCTGGGAGGTTCGGCCAGGGGGCACACCACGCTGCAGAGCAGGCTGGAAAAGAGGCTGGGAGGTTCGGCCAGGGGGCACACCATGCTTTGGGGCAGGCCGGAAACGAGGCTGGGAGGTTCGGCCAGGGGATCCATCATGGGCTCAATGAGGGctggaaggagacagagaagttTGGGCAGGAGATCCACCATGCTGCCAATCAGTTtgggaaggaggcagagaagcTCGGCCAGGGGGTTCCCCATGCTGCCTCACAGGTGGGGAAGGAGGGTGACAGAATAGTCCAAGGCCTCCATCATGGCGTTAATCAGGCTGGAAGGGAGGTGGGGCAGTTTGGCCACGACATTCACTACGCAGCAGGGCAGTCTGGGAAAGAGGGAGACATGGCAATCCATGGTGTCCAACCTGGGGTCAACCAGGCCGGGAAGGAGGCGGGGCAGTTTGGCCAGGGAGTTCATCATACCCTTGAACAGGCTGGAAGGGAAGCAGACAAAGCCGTCCAGGGGTTCCACACTGGGGTCAACCAGGCCGGGAAGGAAGCAGACAAAGCCGTCCAGGGGTTCCACACTGGGGTCAACCAGGCCGGGAAGGAAGCAGACAAAGCCGTCCAGGGGTTCCACACTGGGGTCAACCAGGCCGGGAAGGAGGCAGACAAAGCCGTCCAGGGGTTCCACACTGGGGTCAACCAGGCCGGGAAGGAGGCGGGGCAGTTTGGCCAGGGAGTTCATCATACCCTTGAACAGGCTGGAAGGGAAGCAGACAAAGCCGTCCAGGGGTTCCACACTGGGGTCAACCAGGCCGGGAAGGAAGCAGAAAAACTTGGCCAAGGGGTCAACCATGCTGCTGACCAGGCCGGAAAGGAAGTGGAGAAGCTTGGCCAAGGTGCTCACCATGCTGCTGGCCAGGCCGGGAAGGAGCAGCAGAATGTTCATAATGGGGTCAACCAAGCCAGCAAGGAGCAGCTGCTGAAT GGCAACCATCACGGCGGATCTTCCGGCCATCAAGGAGGGGCCGCAACCACGCCGTTAGCCTCTGGG GCCTCGGTCAACACGCCTTTCATCAACCTTCCCACTCTGTGGAGG GGCATTGCCAACATCATGCCCTAA
- the GAPDHS gene encoding glyceraldehyde-3-phosphate dehydrogenase, testis-specific has product MSKRDIVLTNVTVVQLLRQPCPVTRAPPPPEPKAEVEPPPQPEPTPVEEEIKPPPPPPPPPPRPATPPPQIVARELTVGINGFGRIGRLVLRACMEKGVKVVAVNDPFIDPEYMVYMFKYDSTHGRYKGSVEFRNGQLVVDNHEISVYQCKEPKQIPWRAVGSPYVVESTGMYLSIEAASDHISAGAQRVIISAPSPDAPTFVMGVNENDYNPGSMNIVSNASCTTNCLAPLAKVIHEQFEIVEGLMTTVHSYTATQKTVDGPSRKAWRDGRGAHQNIIPASTGAAKAVTKVIPALKGKLTGMAFRVPTPDVSVVDLTCRLAQPAPYSAIKEAVKAAAKGPMAGILGYTEDEVVSTDFLGDTHSSIFDAKAGIALNDNFVKLISWYDNEYGYSHRVVDLLRHMFSQDK; this is encoded by the exons ATGTCGAAACGCGACATCGTCCTCACCAATGTCACCGTTGTCCAGTTGCTGCGACAGCCATGCCCAG TCACCAGAGCACCGCCCCCACCTGAGCCCAAGGCTGAAGTAGAGCCCCCGCCACAACCAGAGCCCACACCAGTCGAGGAGGAAATAAAGCcaccgccgccaccgccgccaccgccgcctcGCCCTGCTACTCCTCCTCCTCAGATTGTGGCCCGGGAGCTGACTGTGGGCATCAATGG ATTTGGACGCATTGGTCGCCTGGTGCTGCGCGCCTGCATGGAGAAGGGTGTTAAGGTTGTGGCTGTGAACGATCCATTCATTGACCCAGAATACATG GTGTACATGTTTAAGTATGACTCCACCCATGGCCGATACAAGGGGAGTGTGGAATTCAGGAATGGACAGCTGGTCGTGGACAACCATGAGATCTCTGTCTACCAGTG CAAGGAGCCCAAACAGATCCCCTGGAGGGCTGTTGGGAGCCCCTACGTGGTGGAGTCCACAGGCATGTACCTCTCCATAGAGGCAGCTTCG GACCACATCTCGGCAGGTGCTCAACGCGTGATCATCTCTGCACCCTCGCCAGATGCACCAACGTTCGTCATGGGTGTGAACGAAAATGACTATAACCCTGGCTCCATGAACATTGTCAG CAACGCATCCTGCACCACCAACTGCCTGGCCCCCCTCGCCAAGGTCATCCATGAGCAATTTGAGATTGTGGAAGGGTTGATG ACCACAGTCCATTCCTACACAGCCACCCAGAAGACGGTGGACGGGCCATCAAGGAAGGCCTGGCGAGATGGGCGGGGTGCCCACCAGAACATCATCCCAGCCTCCACTGGGGCTGCCAAAGCCGTGAccaaagtaatcccagcactcaaaGG GAAGCTGACCGGGATGGCGTTCCGGGTACCAACCCCGGATGTGTCTGTCGTTGACCTGACCTGCCGCCTCGCCCAGCCAGCCCCCTACTCAGCCATCAAGGAGGCTGTAAAAGCAGCAGCCAAGGGGCCCATGGCTGGCATACTTGGCTACACCGAGGATGAG GTCGTCTCTACGGACTTCCTCGGTGATACCCACTCGTCCATCTTCGATGCTAAGGCTGGCATTGCGCTCAATGACAATTTCGTGAAGCTCATTTCGTG GTACGACAACGAATATGGCTACAGTCACCGGGTGGTCGATCTCCTCCGCCACATGTTTAGCCAAGACAAGTGA
- the TMEM147 gene encoding BOS complex subunit TMEM147 isoform X1: MTLFHFGNCFALAYFPYFITYKCSGLSEYNAFWKCVQAGVTYLFVQLCKMLFLATFFPTWEGGIYDFIGEFMKASVDVADLIGLNLVMSRNAGKGEYKIMVAALGWATAELIMSRCIPLWVGARGIEFDWKYIQMSIDSNISLVHYIVASAQVWMITRYDLYHTFRPAVLLLMFLSVYKTFVMETFVHLCSLGSWTALLARAVVTGLLALSTLALYVAVVNVHS; encoded by the exons ATGACCCTGTTTCACTTCGGGAACTGCTTCGCTCTCGCCTACTTCCCTTACTTCATCACCTACAAGTGCAGCGGCCT GTCAGAATATAACGCCTTCTGGAAATGCGTCCAGGCTGGAGTCACCTACCTCTTTGTGCAGCTCTGCAAG ATGCTGTTCTTGGCCACCTTCTTTCCCACCTGGGAAGGCGGCATCTATGACTTCATTGGG GAGTTCATGAAGGCCAGCGTGGATGTGGCCGACCTGATAGGCCTAAACCTTGTCATGTCCCGGAATGCCGGCAAGGGGGAGTACAAGATCATGGTTGCTGCCCTAGGCTGGGCCACGGCCGAACTTATTATGTCCCG CTGCATTCCCTTATGGGTTGGAGCCCGGGGCATTGAGTTTGACTGGAAATACATCCAGATGAGCATAGACTCCAACATCAGTCTG GTCCATTACATTGTCGCGTCTGCCCAGGTCTGGATGATAACACGCTATGATCTGTACCACACCTTCCGGCCGGCTGTCCTCCTGCTGATGTTCCTTAGTGTCTACAAGACCTTTGTTATGGA GACCTTTGTCCACCTCTGCTCGCTGGGCAGCTGGACAGCCCTGCTGGCCCGGGCAGTGGTAACGGGGCTGCTGGCCCTCAGCACCTTGGCCCTCTATGTCGCCGTTGTCAACGTGCACTCCTAG
- the TMEM147 gene encoding BOS complex subunit TMEM147 isoform X2, translated as MLFLATFFPTWEGGIYDFIGEFMKASVDVADLIGLNLVMSRNAGKGEYKIMVAALGWATAELIMSRCIPLWVGARGIEFDWKYIQMSIDSNISLVHYIVASAQVWMITRYDLYHTFRPAVLLLMFLSVYKTFVMETFVHLCSLGSWTALLARAVVTGLLALSTLALYVAVVNVHS; from the exons ATGCTGTTCTTGGCCACCTTCTTTCCCACCTGGGAAGGCGGCATCTATGACTTCATTGGG GAGTTCATGAAGGCCAGCGTGGATGTGGCCGACCTGATAGGCCTAAACCTTGTCATGTCCCGGAATGCCGGCAAGGGGGAGTACAAGATCATGGTTGCTGCCCTAGGCTGGGCCACGGCCGAACTTATTATGTCCCG CTGCATTCCCTTATGGGTTGGAGCCCGGGGCATTGAGTTTGACTGGAAATACATCCAGATGAGCATAGACTCCAACATCAGTCTG GTCCATTACATTGTCGCGTCTGCCCAGGTCTGGATGATAACACGCTATGATCTGTACCACACCTTCCGGCCGGCTGTCCTCCTGCTGATGTTCCTTAGTGTCTACAAGACCTTTGTTATGGA GACCTTTGTCCACCTCTGCTCGCTGGGCAGCTGGACAGCCCTGCTGGCCCGGGCAGTGGTAACGGGGCTGCTGGCCCTCAGCACCTTGGCCCTCTATGTCGCCGTTGTCAACGTGCACTCCTAG